Proteins encoded by one window of Zerene cesonia ecotype Mississippi chromosome 6, Zerene_cesonia_1.1, whole genome shotgun sequence:
- the LOC119840382 gene encoding nuclear envelope integral membrane protein 1, whose product MHLGLRILALLFVITKTNSLPYDVHWLGGPTVIDREISPSKQSIDIYCYSGSPKNLLALWQTVKFNIKIQNEEFSQYLGDNPEQVYKDYTEDSYGWAVVNPFQKKVYRSVSINLFTPTCMAINTKQKHSIELQMQRVDLWRVLIMVSGIVLIFTSRALSGNPVFFYLCGIIVGVSASFMVLVYYISRLLPKKTLTYGILIGGWTVGVYLFQQIWENIRTLLVSYQAYLFWYTFLAGFISFVVCYRIGPPKNQRSKNLVMWTLQLVGVFTTFFSSQYQEASAAVVIAALVAKYFPKSWTYTIQGYWRRKFPPKPRLLSSEEYYEQGARETKRALEQLREHCASPDCAQWRVMLKLHDAKRFASFVEGDSHLSDDEIVDYESYAFSLERTKPVANSTRNNMEISDDDSSEDFDEL is encoded by the exons ATGCACCTTGGTCTCCGGATTCTTGCgttgttatttgttatcacCAAAACAAACTCGTTGCCGTACGATG tGCATTGGCTTGGTGGACCAACTGTGATAGATAGAGAGATATCTCCCTCAAAACaatcaatagatatatattgcTATTCAGGTTCACCCAAAAATTTGCTGGCTTTGTGGCAAACTGTAAAG tttaatataaaaatacaaaatgaagaATTCAGTCAGTATCTGGGTGATAATCCAGAACAAGTTTATAAGGATTACACAGAGGATAGCTATGGTTGGGCcgttgtcaatcctttccagAAGAAAGTGTATAGAAGTGTCTCCATTAATCTCTTTACTCCTACATGTATGGCTATCAAtaccaaacaaaaacacagtATTGAGTTACAAATGCAAA GAGTGGATTTATGGCGTGTCCTGATAATGGTATCAGGTATAGTATTGATATTTACATCGCGAGCACTTAGCGGCAATCCAGTGTTCTTCTACTTATGTGGTATCATTGTGGGAGTCTCAGCATCTTTTATGGtgcttgtttattatattagcagGTTATTGCCAAAG AAAACTCTAACATATGGCATATTGATTGGAGGCTGGACAGTGGGAGTGTACCTATTCCAGCAGATTTGGGAGAACATAAGAACTCTTTTAGTGTCATACCAGGCTTATTTGTTCTGGTATACATTCCTAGCTGGATTTATCAGTTTTGTTGTATGCTACCGGATTGGACCACCTAAGAATCAGCGGAGTAAAAATTTGGTCATGTGGACCCTGCAG CTGGTCGGCGTATTTACCACATTCTTCAGCAGCCAGTACCAGGAGGCGTCAGCGGCCGTCGTGATCGCCGCGCTCGTTGCCAAGTACTTCCCCAAGTCGTGGACGTATACCATTCAGGGCTACTG GCGCAGAAAGTTTCCCCCCAAGCCGCGGCTGCTGAGCAGCGAGGAGTACTACGAGCAGGGAGCGCGCGAGACCAAGCGTGCGCTGGAGCAGCTCCGCGAGCACTGCGCCAGCCCCGACTGCGCGCAGTGGCGCGTCATGCTCAAGCTGCATGACGCCAAGCG tTTCGCAAGTTTCGTAGAAGGCGACTCTCATCTCAGCGACGACGAAATAGTAGACTATGAATCCTACGCCTTCTCGCTGGAGCGCACCAAACCTGTCGCAAATTCCACCAGGAACAACATGGAAATATCGGACGATGATTCTTCTGAAGACTTTGATGAGTTATGA
- the LOC119840383 gene encoding ras suppressor protein 1: MSHPPVSCIPNTAKMSKAKKVIEEAKEINNPEIDLVDKGISSLDEIPGLFALENITRLTLSHNKLQVVPAGLANLINLEILNLANNHIEELPVSLSSLPKLRILNVSLNRLYTLPRGFGAFPVLEILDVTYNNLKETTLPGNFFMMESLRALYLGDNDFEYLPPEIGNLKNLQILSMRENDLIEVPRELGQLSRLRELHLQGNRLVVLPPEIGSLELASNKSVLRLEGNFWVPPIEDQLKLGPSHVLDYLRSETYRVLYSRHMSAKPPPPPQTLDKSKKASRMR, translated from the exons ATGAGTCATCCCCCAGTTTCCTGTATTCCAAACACTGCCAAAATGTCGAAGGCAAAAAAAGTGATCGAAGAAGCGAAGGAGATAAATAATCCTGAAATTGATTTAGTGGATAAAGGGATTTCAAGCCTCGATGAAATTCCTGGCTTGT TTGCTTTAGAAAACATAACGAGGCTGACTTTAAGTCATAACAAACTGCAAGTTGTCCCAGCTGGTCTTGCGAATTTAATCAACTTGGAGATTTTGAACCTTGCTAACAACCACATAGAGGAGCTCCCTGTTAGTTTGTCTTCTTTACCAAAACTCcggattttaaatgtgtcACTTAATAGATTATACACATTGCCAAGAGGATTTGGTGCATTTCCTGTATTGGAAATCTTGGATGTGACCTACAACAACCTTAAGGAAACCACACTGCCAGGAAATTTCTTTATGATGG agAGTCTCAGAGCTTTGTATCTAGGCGACAACGATTTTGAATATCTTCCTCCTGAAATTGGAAATCTTAAAAATCTGCAAATC ctATCAATGAGAGAAAATGATCTAATTGAAGTACCTAGAGAGTTAGGACAACTGTCAAGGTTGAGAGAACTGCATTTGCAAGGAAATAGGCTTGTTGTTCTTCCCCCCgaaatag gGTCTTTGGAACTGGCAAGTAATAAGTCGGTATTGAGGCTGGAGGGTAACTTCTGGGTGCCTCCAATTGAAGACCAGCTCAAGCTAGGGCCGTCTCATGTGCTTGATTATCTACGCTCAGAGACTTATAGAGT TTTGTACAGTAGGCATATGTCTGCCAAGCCACCGCCGCCGCCACAGACACTCGACAAAAGCAAGAAAGCAAGCAGAATGCGATAA
- the LOC119840455 gene encoding sphingosine-1-phosphate lyase — MSERPQPLKAINKFFDGKEPWQIVTLTASSVLALVWAHSLYNGKETPTVRLRKEFFRWLRRVPIVRRKIEEKMSEIQNDFKKDVAKRLAGVPINRHLPENGMPSERVVEEIRDHLSLGAYDWKGGNVSGAVYHTSEDICRVACDAYALAAYTNPLHADVFPGVNKMEAEVVRMAANLFHGDDQCCGTVTTGGTESIMMACKAFRDLAYNNGISNPQMILPTTAHTAFDKAAQYLGISVVTVPVDPETLTVDVNAVKKAIGRRTCMIVGSAPNFPYGTMDDIEALSDVAVEYGVPLHVDACLGGFVAAFMPEAGYPVPVFDFRLPGVASMSADTHKYGFAPKGTSVVLYRRPEYRHCQYTVTTDWPGGVYGSPTVNGSRAGGLIAACWATMMYIGRERYVRMTADILATTTYIETELRKIQGIYIFGKPATTVIAFGSKEFDIFAMAELLHKKGWSLNALQFPSGVHMCVTHAHTGAGVAARFARDAADAAALCRRSARAPADGKMAIYGVAQNISDRSLVSDITKHFIDSMYYLPKPEDLEK; from the exons ATGAGCGAGCGACCACAACCCTTGAAAGCTATCAATAAGTTCTTTGATGGCAAAGAACCATGGCAAATAGTGACGCTTACTGCATCTTCAGTATTAGCACTTGTTTGGGCACACAGTCTTTATAATGGAAAAGAAA CTCCTACCGTAAGACTAAGGAAAGAGTTTTTCCGATGGCTACGTCGAGTACCAATAGTGAGGcgaaaaatagaagaaaagaTGTCAGAAATAcagaatgattttaaaaaagatgTTGCCAAGCGATTGGCTGGAGTTCCCATAAATAGACACCTACCAGAAAATGGAATGCCGTCAGAAAGGGTTGTTGAAGAGATTAGAGATCATTTGAGTTTAG GGGCGTATGACTGGAAGGGTGGCAACGTGTCCGGCGCGGTTTACCACACGAGCGAGGACATCTGCCGCGTGGCGTGCGACGCGTACGCGCTCGCCGCGTACACCAACCCGCTGCACGCGGACGTGTTCCCCGGCGTCAACAAGATGGAGGCGGAGGTCGTGCGCATGGCGGCCAATCTGTTCCACGGCGATGATCAGTGCTGCGGCACG GTAACTACCGGTGGAACAGAATCTATAATGATGGCTTGCAAAGCCTTCCGGGATTTGGCTTACAACAACGGCATATCCAACCCCCAAATGATACTACCCACCACCGCGCATACCGCGTTTGATAAAGCTGCTCAGTATTTGGGTATATCCGTG GTCACAGTGCCAGTGGATCCTGAAACGCTGACTGTTGATGTGAATGCTGTCAAGAAGGCTATCGGAAGGCGCACTTGTAtg ATAGTAGGATCGGCGCCTAACTTCCCGTACGGCACGATGGACGACATAGAAGCGCTGTCGGACGTCGCGGTGGAGTACGGCGTGCCGCTGCACGTGGACGCGTGCCTCGGCGGCTTCGTCGCGGCCTTCATGCCGGAAGCGGGCTATCCGGTGCCGGTGTTCGACTTCCGGTTGCCCGGCGTGGCTAGTATGTCCGCGGATACGCATAAG tacGGTTTCGCGCCCAAGGGCACGTCGGTGGTGTTGTACCGTCGGCCGGAGTACCGCCACTGCCAGTACACTGTGACCACGGACTGGCCCGGCGGCGTCTACGGCTCTCCCACTGTTAATG GCAGTCGCGCGGGCGGTCTGATAGCGGCGTGCTGGGCCACCATGATGTACATCGGCCGCGAGCGGTACGTGCGCATGACGGCCGACATCCTGGCCACCACCACTTACATCGAGACTGA GTTACGGAAAATCCAAGGTATCTACATATTCGGAAAGCCGGCGACCACCGTGATTGCTTTCGGCTCTAAGGAGTTCGATATTTTCGCAATGGCCGAACTTTTGCACAAGAAAGGATGGAGTTTGAATGCGCTGCAGTTTCCATCTGG CGTGCACATGTGCGTGACGCACGCGCACACGGGCGCGGGCGTGGCGGCGCGGTTCGCGCGCGACGCGGCCGACGCCGCCGCGCTCTGCCGCCGCAGCGCCCGCGCGCCCGCCGACGGGAAG ATGGCAATCTACGGAGTTGCACAAAATATATCAGACCGAAGCCTTGTGTCCGACATCACGAAGCATTTCATAGATTCCATGTACTATTTGCCAAAACCTGAAGATTTGGAgaagtaa
- the LOC119840538 gene encoding uncharacterized protein LOC119840538 → MAGQLTRFIYLQYFTTLVLYGSVDGSLSIDENTLSPECRALGICTEVPDYPDAIASKLIKELKNNKTVFSNDIPFSTSRQGFTTMDTDLCDSKQTLYVPKAAKNKDNQWYYILNTQKEIVQRFLVEICRQNNKRSMMLGNKDDSRCSSLASFSKNTEGICVQKHILREMIGISKSGEIFIEHFNIPCCCECVERSLTTNDL, encoded by the exons ATGGCTGGGCAGTTGACTCGTTTT atatatCTACAGTACTTTACCACGCTTGTATTATATGGCTCCGTTGATGGATCATTGTCTATCG ATGAAAATACACTCTCACCAGAGTGCAGAGCGTTAGGCATTTGTACTGAGGTCCCGGACTATCCAGATGCTATCGCATCGAAACTAATAAAAGAG ctcaaaaataacaaaactgtATTTAGTAATGATATCCCCTTTTCAACGAGTAGACAAGGATTCACAACTATGGATACAGATCTTTGTGATTCTAAGCAAACA cTTTATGTTCCGAAAGCTGCCAAAAACAAAGATAACCAgtggtattatatattaaatactcaaAAAGAAATAGTTCAACGTTTTCTTGTGGAAATATGCAG acaaaataataaaagatcgATGATGCTAGG taATAAAGATGATAGTAGATGTTCTTCACTGGCGTCGTTTAGTAAAAACACCGAGGGAATATGCGTTCAAAAACACATCTTGAGAGAAATGATAGGAATATCGAAGTCTggcgaaatatttattgaacatttCAACATACCATGCTGTTGCGAGTGTGTTGAAAGATCATTAACAACTAATGATTTGTAA
- the LOC119840611 gene encoding uncharacterized protein LOC119840611, with protein MMRCWIAVIFIGLQIVTSNGSVSYCGSRMCGHTNGHTFCRYLSGPGPTCLGFMQAPLTIEDKVRIMARLNRRRSDIAMGLNDWPPAADMLKLRWVDELSREAQLWADQCRPPSHVEEHDACRDLYSISVGQCVASIVGEAPGLRPETMVDIWYMQRISYEGNFTSYIPSSDNYYGDFAQMIWSRTYMVGCGRSRFMALWRGRIRSVERLVCNFAPRGPIPTRALWTPGAPASMCPSRSRPDPDVPGLCTFLNEIKMPEGTGEDMGVEEHLLLNTVLELENNDTLNYMGSLDEHYLKTVAMATIDYLFTSEIYYNNNLYKREAMENTLYDENATHLNKEGTSIVPDSTPSQNKITIKKKVSLVGRPKPYNLEELDDPTIPKLKRNEIVEDTTEKWDLYADFDYKELDNYGITMNTLASNNTSTGHEVQELDSHIDASLGINTFQNTEKYGTPEIELRSNFSMTLNVSNPISYETTKDYLDDYLSDPETFRQLQEALERMENNLADPATVVGKVRREIRTQQPDSNATQPRRISKQQSEELLAEIERNKTRQRGPMLNMVLKYLPYLKPYENTILGEDSPNNAERIMPSIILLLVLCM; from the exons ATGATGAGATGTTGGATAGCTGTGATCTTTATTGGTTTGCAAATTGTGACGTCGAATGGCTCAGTCAGCTATTGCGGATCTAGAATGTGTGGTCACACAAATGGCCATACTTTTTGCAGATATTTG TCGGGACCAGGACCTACGTGCTTAGGTTTCATGCAAGCTCCTCTAACAATAGAAGACAAGGTGCGTATCATGGCCCGTCTTAATCGTAGACGGAGTGATATCGCGATGGGGTTGAATGATTGGCCCCCTGCTGCAGATATGCTCAAATTA cgtTGGGTTGATGAATTGTCGCGGGAAGCGCAGCTGTGGGCCGACCAGTGTAGACCCCCGAGCCACGTTGAAGAGCATGATGCTTGCCGAGATCTTT ATTCTATCTCAGTAGGACAGTGTGTGGCGTCAATAGTGGGCGAAGCGCCGGGACTCCGGCCGGAGACGATGGTCGACATTTGGTACATGCAACGCATATCATATGAAGGAAACTTTACTTCTTATATCCC GTCTTCAGATAACTATTATGGCGATTTTGCTCAAATGATTTGGTCACGCACGTATATGGTTGGATGTGGAAGAAGTAGATTTATG GCTCTATGGCGTGGTCGCATTCGAAGTGTAGAACGTTTAGTATGTAACTTTGCACCTAGAGGCCCCATACCCACCCGAGCGCTGTGGACGCCTGGCGCGCCGGCCTCAATGTGTCCTTCAAGATCCCGACCTGATCCTGATGTGCCTGGACTTTGTACTTTCC taaatgaaattaaaatgccCGAAGGTACAGGTGAGGACATGGGTGTAGAAGAACACTTGCTTTTAAATACTGTTCTTGAATTAGAAAATAAcgatactttaaattatatgggAAGTTTAGACGAGCACTACCTAAAGACAGTAGCTATGGCCACCATTGATTATCTGTTTACatctgaaatatattataacaataacttgTATAAAAGAGAGGCTATGGAGAATACATTGTACGATGAAAATGctacacatttaaataaagaaggaACAAGTATAGTACCGGATTCAACGCCTAGTcagaataaaattacaataaaaaagaaagtgaGTTTGGTTGGACGTCCAAAACCGTATAATTTAGAAGAATTAGATGATCCAACCATACCgaaattaaaaagaa ATGAAATCGTTGAAGACACTACAGAAAAATGGGATCTCTATGCTGATTTTGATTATAAGGAACTAGATAATTATGGAATAACAATGAACACTTTAGCATCGAATAATACATCCACTG gTCATGAAGTACAAGAACTTGATAGTCATATAGATGCCTCCCTaggaataaatacatttcaaaatacagaaaaatatgGAACGCCTGAGATTGAATTAAGATCTAATTTCTCAATGACACTTAATGTATCAAATCCTATATCATACGAAACAACGAAAGATTATCTAGATGATTATCTTTCAGATC CGGAGACATTTCGACAGTTGCAAGAAGCATTAGAGCGTATGGAGAACAATTTGGCTGATCCAGCAACCGTCGTAGGGAAG GTCCGGCGCGAAATAAGAACTCAACAGCCCGACTCTAACGCCACCCAACCAAGAAGAATTAGCAAACAACAGTCTGAAGAATTATTGGCAGagatagaaagaaataaaacaagacaAAGAGGTCCCATGCTGAATATGGTATTAAAGTATTTGCCATATTTGAAGCCGTATGAAAATACTATTCTCGGAGAAGACTCACCAAATAACGCCGAACGAATTATGCCCTcaattattttgcttttagtTTTGTGTATGTGA